A DNA window from Paenibacillus sp. HWE-109 contains the following coding sequences:
- a CDS encoding DUF7309 domain-containing protein: MTNLQATKEEWQQLFEVTNQFKKQAPWDWMEDDDYFLITDPESGEFGCCVVLGAGRINYGLNVYIGPKARQFLQELSGVNDQLDDDQIELAYSMRAITVGFENRDQLDKDDLQLIRDLGYKFRGAQAWPQFRSFEPGFLPAQPNGREVRFLIAALEQTMLVADRFRENPELYFEHDQTDEGTGEQRLHRIPKVMSSSVTWSDTWLPWLEEGEFLTPYVYPNELQLRQLGKSLKKSAEIWHSDFRYISQAFGEKDERGSYPRLSLWMSASTGLVMAGGLADNHNFIQAYVEQLLNLLKESDHKPASIQVSSKKAYLALKDTTDKLGITLKFNFNLPELYMAFEEIEDSL, encoded by the coding sequence ATGACCAACTTACAGGCAACTAAGGAAGAATGGCAGCAGCTTTTTGAAGTAACAAATCAATTTAAAAAACAGGCCCCTTGGGATTGGATGGAGGATGATGATTACTTTCTGATAACCGATCCTGAGAGCGGCGAGTTTGGTTGTTGTGTTGTCTTGGGGGCGGGCAGGATCAATTATGGGCTAAATGTTTATATAGGTCCCAAAGCACGACAATTCCTGCAGGAATTGAGCGGCGTTAATGATCAGTTGGATGATGATCAGATTGAATTGGCTTATTCGATGAGAGCCATCACCGTTGGTTTTGAGAACCGCGATCAGTTGGACAAAGATGATCTCCAATTAATCCGTGACCTTGGTTATAAATTTCGCGGTGCTCAGGCTTGGCCGCAATTCCGCAGCTTTGAACCCGGCTTCCTACCCGCGCAGCCTAATGGTCGAGAAGTGAGATTTCTAATAGCTGCCCTAGAGCAAACCATGCTTGTAGCAGATCGGTTCCGAGAGAATCCTGAATTGTACTTTGAACATGACCAAACGGATGAAGGGACTGGTGAACAACGTCTGCATCGCATCCCGAAGGTCATGAGCTCCAGTGTTACTTGGTCAGATACTTGGCTTCCTTGGCTGGAAGAGGGGGAATTTCTAACCCCATATGTATATCCAAACGAACTGCAACTTCGCCAATTAGGTAAAAGTTTGAAGAAATCAGCAGAGATCTGGCATTCCGACTTTCGATACATTTCCCAAGCATTCGGCGAAAAGGATGAACGAGGAAGCTATCCTCGATTGAGTCTATGGATGAGCGCTTCAACTGGTCTTGTGATGGCTGGCGGATTGGCGGATAACCATAATTTCATTCAAGCATATGTGGAACAGCTGCTCAATTTGCTCAAGGAGTCTGACCATAAGCCAGCTTCCATACAAGTAAGCTCCAAGAAAGCATATCTCGCTTTAAAGGACACTACTGATAAGCTAGGCATTACATTGAAATTCAATTTCAATTTGCCTGAGCTTTACATGGCTTTCGAAGAGATTGAAGATTCTTTATAG
- a CDS encoding extracellular solute-binding protein, with amino-acid sequence MKKWIPTTMAAVLMGSMLVACSSKTSEQPSSTNAAGATAGAASTKPAEKTKFSISLRTLAFGHVEKSPDINQDKWVKKVEEITNSDMNIVLVPHKEYEQKMIQMFATNDIPDVVQGSGGVNGKEMAGSVKAGVFMPLDDLLKQYGPNLLKKIPKDAWDSVTYQGKIFAIPEYLSNPSRRAIFVRKDLLDKAGLGVPKTVDEYMNVLRKFKEMGVENPYMGRENFKYADSFFGAYDVYPYLSMFEKQGEQILPKFFDTENMTKALQTYKTMFDEGLINKEFATINATVFKNTILAGKAGMWSMNANEMLQWETQLKTTVPTGDIEIIPSPTGPDGKGGHYLYGAAPRTYFINKNVKNAGQIIKFFDWMMSDEAEKFFTFGIEGDTYKTVDGKIDYKSPTDSAGVDEERYRQSFLWLVQDTTYNKGTLGLTDEGKKLMNIYDTTLKNEGRDGISFEPRLDSLMKNVDISPLSDQAPPVILQHMVKMVYGKEPISDWPKVLEEWKSKGGNDVIKEATEKFNSKDSGTTVSMPRK; translated from the coding sequence ATGAAAAAATGGATTCCGACTACGATGGCGGCTGTTTTAATGGGCAGCATGCTGGTTGCTTGTTCGTCCAAAACTTCGGAGCAACCGAGTTCAACAAACGCTGCTGGCGCAACGGCTGGTGCGGCGAGCACGAAGCCTGCTGAGAAAACGAAATTCTCCATCTCTCTGCGTACCCTGGCTTTCGGGCATGTCGAGAAATCACCTGATATTAATCAAGATAAATGGGTGAAGAAGGTTGAAGAGATCACGAATTCCGATATGAATATTGTGCTGGTTCCGCACAAAGAATATGAGCAAAAAATGATCCAAATGTTCGCAACGAACGATATTCCGGATGTTGTTCAGGGCAGTGGCGGAGTGAACGGCAAGGAGATGGCTGGTTCCGTGAAAGCCGGCGTGTTCATGCCATTGGATGATTTACTCAAGCAATACGGCCCGAATTTGCTGAAAAAAATTCCCAAAGATGCTTGGGACAGCGTGACGTATCAAGGTAAAATCTTCGCAATTCCGGAGTACTTGTCCAACCCGTCCCGCCGCGCGATCTTCGTGCGCAAGGATTTGCTGGATAAAGCCGGTCTAGGCGTTCCGAAAACGGTTGATGAGTACATGAACGTACTCCGCAAGTTCAAGGAAATGGGCGTAGAGAACCCGTACATGGGTCGCGAGAACTTCAAATATGCCGATTCCTTCTTCGGCGCATATGATGTGTATCCGTACTTGTCGATGTTTGAGAAGCAAGGCGAGCAAATTTTGCCGAAATTTTTTGACACTGAGAATATGACGAAAGCGCTGCAAACGTACAAAACGATGTTTGACGAAGGCTTGATCAACAAAGAATTCGCAACGATCAACGCGACGGTGTTTAAGAACACAATCCTTGCCGGCAAAGCGGGCATGTGGTCCATGAACGCGAATGAAATGCTGCAATGGGAAACACAACTGAAAACAACGGTACCAACAGGCGATATTGAAATCATTCCTTCACCAACAGGCCCGGATGGCAAAGGCGGTCACTACTTGTACGGCGCAGCGCCACGGACTTATTTCATCAATAAAAATGTGAAAAATGCCGGACAAATCATCAAGTTCTTCGATTGGATGATGTCGGATGAAGCTGAGAAATTCTTCACGTTCGGGATCGAAGGCGACACCTACAAAACGGTAGATGGCAAAATCGACTACAAATCCCCTACAGACAGCGCGGGCGTCGATGAAGAGCGTTATCGTCAGTCCTTCTTGTGGCTGGTGCAAGATACGACTTATAATAAAGGCACACTTGGTTTGACGGATGAAGGCAAGAAATTAATGAACATCTATGATACAACACTGAAAAATGAAGGCCGCGACGGCATCAGCTTCGAGCCGCGTCTGGATTCATTAATGAAAAACGTGGATATTTCACCGCTTTCCGATCAAGCGCCTCCGGTTATTTTGCAGCACATGGTCAAAATGGTGTATGGCAAAGAACCGATTTCCGATTGGCCGAAAGTATTGGAAGAGTGGAAATCCAAAGGTGGCAACGATGTTATCAAGGAAGCCACGGAGAAATTCAATAGTAAAGATTCCGGTACGACGGTGTCGATGCCGCGTAAATAA